The Niallia alba genome includes a window with the following:
- a CDS encoding GNAT family N-acetyltransferase: MEKVQEDSQTIKIVSYHDGLARNVADMWMKSKDSWGGTGKTEEQVRDQQQSSDNLDTFLAVLGEEVVGYCGLSVYKEDVGALYVPLLNVRPDLHGKKVGKKLLLHALNVAIEQKWPRLDLYTWAGNLKAVPLYKRCGFFWEDNDKYTHLMNFIPTVRNDDLLNHYLKEMDWYADLQRNLDIKPDGVLENGFTHYEYIWQKEQESVIVKFEKTGRGISSIETKDFQIELTMKNHECIEEIEHQVYLKIKNKTTNLVSLQALAENHGRIQCSFSKTIEVKANEELSFPASFVIAEGVEPVEGKTFPVLKVALSINGMKTSLQVGVLPKSPLSIETKEIEAILAKGMNTYLDLEVKNNLDKDITGRLTIPTNEHLHFTGDKFTFTLAKKEKKWIRIPVRVKNCGSFKERFTCEIFEVEQEVLTIEKEISIGLKGIGEQFIVENDKNWKVYNGPHQFSINKVDQTTEIVDTDFAIFAPSIGKPFSNELSKQKPYQVSTAKTGNSIALKLFFKSGDYPGMDIILTNQLFAEGFIKRWVTVTNNSLVKKEVSLQETFYDSWQNLYFPINGRVVFFNEWNTVLPFELNSKDITGNWYFSSKGSIPFGVAWDKDAHIKMDNWKMHIESTRELRMNESFDFSPICLNIGAYRKWQQWELASEGMMRERESTVVQETVVEFNEGNLILNKHNDLKVKVKTFRNQPLNGDMAITINEKQEDPFPINSEESEIYQIMPQNAVQTGINKIQTTISLPTKEIDTDGLFFVPSERDITTESLEEEGLTVYRVSNGIVSFKASPDYYPGVYSLEVNGKQWLDHSFPKPIAKSWWNPWGGGIKNGPPDLNAFSLLKEVTTCEFTSLKDIHQNEWSGLKLVTTIQHHHKWKGLKYVQYFVTMQGLPLLITFVEIIDDAGNRMAEENWHTNLFITCNEQEKSVLHIKDDKVRNKQFMVADEEQEVNIKDHYYLSLGAEKLYYIASDQSRDIEFYSNKDAIQLISFAKCKRTNNRLLTEPNYLLFTKEEISPSLVDQVRRIGF, encoded by the coding sequence GTGGAAAAAGTACAAGAAGATTCACAAACAATAAAAATTGTCAGCTATCACGATGGATTGGCTCGTAATGTGGCGGATATGTGGATGAAGAGTAAAGATTCATGGGGAGGAACAGGAAAAACAGAAGAACAAGTGCGTGATCAACAGCAAAGCTCAGATAATCTTGATACTTTCTTAGCGGTTCTTGGAGAGGAAGTAGTCGGATATTGTGGACTTTCTGTTTATAAAGAAGATGTAGGAGCATTGTATGTCCCCTTGTTAAATGTTCGTCCAGACTTACATGGCAAGAAAGTAGGAAAAAAATTATTATTACATGCCCTTAATGTGGCGATAGAGCAAAAATGGCCGAGGCTAGATTTATATACATGGGCAGGTAATTTAAAGGCGGTTCCGTTGTATAAACGATGCGGTTTCTTTTGGGAGGATAATGACAAATACACACACTTAATGAATTTCATCCCAACAGTTAGAAATGATGATTTACTAAATCATTATTTAAAAGAGATGGACTGGTATGCAGATTTGCAAAGAAATCTGGATATAAAGCCAGATGGAGTGTTGGAAAATGGCTTTACCCATTATGAATATATTTGGCAAAAAGAGCAGGAATCCGTTATTGTAAAATTTGAAAAGACAGGTAGAGGGATCAGCTCTATTGAAACAAAAGATTTTCAGATTGAATTAACAATGAAAAATCATGAATGTATAGAAGAAATAGAGCATCAAGTCTATTTAAAAATAAAAAATAAGACGACAAATCTCGTTTCTCTGCAAGCTTTGGCAGAAAACCATGGCAGAATTCAATGCAGTTTTTCTAAAACAATAGAGGTAAAGGCGAACGAAGAACTATCCTTTCCAGCGTCTTTTGTGATAGCAGAAGGGGTAGAACCTGTGGAAGGAAAAACGTTTCCAGTATTAAAAGTTGCTCTCAGCATAAATGGTATGAAGACTAGTTTACAAGTAGGAGTCTTACCTAAATCGCCACTTTCTATAGAGACAAAGGAAATAGAGGCTATTTTAGCTAAAGGAATGAATACTTATTTAGATTTAGAGGTAAAAAACAATTTAGATAAAGACATTACCGGAAGACTTACCATTCCAACGAATGAGCACTTGCATTTTACGGGTGATAAGTTTACTTTCACACTAGCAAAAAAAGAGAAAAAATGGATACGGATTCCAGTCCGAGTGAAAAATTGTGGTAGTTTTAAAGAAAGGTTTACATGTGAAATTTTTGAAGTTGAGCAGGAAGTATTAACGATCGAAAAAGAAATTAGCATTGGCTTAAAGGGAATTGGAGAACAGTTTATCGTTGAAAATGATAAGAATTGGAAGGTATACAATGGTCCACATCAATTTTCGATAAATAAAGTAGACCAAACGACGGAAATTGTAGATACAGACTTTGCTATATTTGCACCATCCATTGGTAAACCTTTTTCAAATGAGTTGTCTAAACAAAAACCTTATCAGGTGAGTACAGCAAAAACTGGGAATAGTATTGCTTTAAAGCTATTCTTTAAGTCTGGTGACTATCCTGGTATGGATATTATTCTAACGAATCAACTATTCGCAGAAGGTTTTATTAAACGTTGGGTAACGGTTACTAATAATAGCTTGGTAAAAAAGGAAGTTAGCTTACAGGAAACATTTTATGATTCTTGGCAGAATCTATATTTTCCTATAAATGGTAGAGTTGTTTTCTTTAATGAATGGAATACCGTACTTCCATTTGAATTAAACTCGAAAGATATAACAGGAAATTGGTATTTTTCTTCTAAAGGCTCTATTCCATTTGGAGTCGCATGGGATAAAGATGCCCACATCAAAATGGACAATTGGAAAATGCATATCGAGTCTACTCGCGAGCTCAGAATGAATGAATCATTCGATTTTTCACCTATTTGTTTGAACATCGGCGCTTATCGTAAATGGCAACAGTGGGAGTTAGCTTCTGAAGGAATGATGAGAGAACGAGAAAGCACGGTTGTCCAGGAAACGGTAGTTGAGTTTAACGAAGGAAATCTTATTTTAAATAAACATAATGACTTGAAAGTAAAGGTGAAAACCTTTAGAAATCAACCGTTAAATGGAGATATGGCAATTACTATTAATGAAAAGCAAGAAGATCCATTCCCGATTAATTCAGAGGAATCGGAAATATACCAAATCATGCCCCAGAATGCTGTTCAGACAGGTATAAATAAAATTCAAACAACTATTTCCTTGCCGACAAAGGAAATAGACACAGATGGTTTGTTTTTTGTGCCAAGTGAAAGGGATATTACAACAGAAAGTTTAGAAGAAGAAGGATTAACTGTTTATCGTGTTTCAAACGGGATAGTGTCTTTTAAAGCTTCTCCTGATTATTATCCAGGTGTTTATTCACTAGAAGTAAATGGGAAACAATGGCTAGACCATTCCTTTCCTAAACCTATTGCAAAAAGCTGGTGGAACCCATGGGGTGGCGGCATAAAAAATGGACCACCGGATTTAAATGCATTTTCCTTATTAAAGGAAGTGACAACTTGTGAGTTTACTAGTTTAAAGGATATTCATCAAAATGAATGGTCAGGTTTGAAGCTAGTAACAACAATTCAGCATCATCATAAATGGAAGGGACTTAAGTATGTTCAATATTTTGTCACAATGCAAGGCTTACCTTTACTTATAACTTTTGTAGAAATAATAGATGATGCGGGCAATCGAATGGCAGAGGAGAATTGGCATACAAACCTGTTTATAACCTGTAACGAACAGGAAAAAAGTGTGCTCCATATTAAAGATGATAAAGTGAGAAATAAACAATTTATGGTGGCTGACGAAGAACAAGAAGTCAATATAAAGGATCATTACTATTTATCGCTAGGAGCAGAAAAGCTTTACTATATCGCAAGTGATCAATCAAGAGATATAGAGTTTTATAGTAATAAGGATGCGATACAGTTGATTTCCTTTGCTAAATGTAAAAGAACAAATAATCGCTTACTCACAGAACCAAACTATTTATTGTTTACAAAAGAAGAAATTTCTCCATCTTTAGTTGATCAAGTGAGAAGAATAGGATTTTAA
- a CDS encoding MerR family transcriptional regulator, which produces MLSVQTKELSIKEEKLLSVKEAAEYIEEGPGVVRNWLRELKTLIPVVIGENGYRYFDQKSLDILVKVKQMRNEKQMSLRQIEDELTSPVPASIPIATDATEKILQDLQTIKEELELQKNFNQVLVQQLKKQQEHIERQQEHIESQEKQIAFLENPVVLEGKEENLAKSRKTKQSIVSEKETKQKKSGFIRLFSYR; this is translated from the coding sequence ATGTTAAGTGTACAAACAAAAGAACTTTCTATTAAAGAAGAAAAATTATTAAGTGTGAAAGAAGCGGCAGAATATATTGAAGAAGGTCCTGGGGTTGTACGAAACTGGTTACGAGAATTAAAAACGCTCATTCCCGTCGTTATTGGCGAAAATGGCTATCGATATTTTGACCAAAAAAGCTTGGATATTTTAGTCAAAGTAAAACAAATGCGTAATGAAAAACAAATGTCTCTAAGACAAATTGAAGATGAGCTTACAAGTCCTGTTCCCGCCTCTATCCCAATTGCCACGGATGCCACGGAAAAAATTCTTCAGGATTTACAAACAATCAAAGAAGAATTGGAACTTCAAAAAAATTTCAATCAAGTTTTAGTCCAGCAATTAAAAAAGCAACAGGAACATATTGAACGTCAGCAGGAACATATTGAAAGCCAAGAAAAACAAATTGCATTTTTAGAAAATCCAGTAGTTCTAGAAGGAAAAGAAGAAAATCTAGCTAAATCGAGAAAAACGAAACAATCAATAGTGAGTGAAAAAGAAACAAAGCAGAAAAAAAGCGGCTTTATTCGCCTTTTCTCCTATCGTTAA
- a CDS encoding glutathione peroxidase, with translation MSIYDFEVKTMDGELRSLSDYKGKVLLIVNTASKCGFTPQFKELQELYQAYKEKGFSVLGFPSNQFMNQDPGTNEEIKTFCEINFGVTFPMFAKVDVNGKEADPLYQFLTKEAPGALGVKAIKWNFTKFLIDQNGKVHERYAPSTKPSEIIKDIEKLLN, from the coding sequence ATGAGCATTTATGATTTCGAAGTAAAAACGATGGATGGAGAATTGCGCTCATTAAGTGATTATAAAGGAAAAGTCTTATTAATTGTAAATACAGCAAGTAAATGCGGGTTCACTCCCCAATTTAAAGAATTGCAGGAGCTGTATCAAGCATATAAAGAAAAGGGCTTTTCCGTGTTGGGTTTCCCGAGCAATCAGTTTATGAATCAAGATCCTGGAACAAATGAAGAGATTAAAACATTTTGTGAAATAAACTTTGGTGTAACCTTTCCGATGTTTGCAAAAGTTGATGTAAATGGCAAAGAGGCAGATCCACTATATCAATTTTTAACAAAAGAAGCACCTGGAGCATTAGGTGTAAAAGCGATTAAATGGAATTTTACAAAGTTTCTAATTGATCAAAATGGAAAAGTGCACGAACGGTATGCACCAAGTACGAAGCCTTCAGAAATAATAAAGGATATCGAAAAGCTATTGAACTAA
- a CDS encoding formate--tetrahydrofolate ligase → MEVKTKMKSDIEIAQQAVMKPIIHIAEKLGLSDDDIELYGKYKAKISADTLNTLKKNKAGKLILVTAINPTPAGEGKSTVTVGLGDALNKLHKKAVIAMREPSLGPTMGIKGGAAGGGKAQVLPMEDINLHFTGDLHAITTANNALAALIDNHIHQGNECRIDQRRIVWKRAVDLNDRALRKVVIGLGGPLQGVPREDGFDITVASEIMAVLCLASDINDLKTRLSRMVVAYNIDKAPVTVGDLKVEGALTLLLKDAIKPNLVQTIEHSPAIIHGGPFANIAHGCNSVIATTAAVKLGDYVVTEAGFGADLGAEKFLNIKSRNKEINPEIVVIVATIRALKMHGGVSKQELAMENTEALRTGFANLQKHVESIKEFGLPFVVAINKFITDTESEINVLKELCEQANIPVALTEVWEKGGEGGLELAQKILAILEKNEHTFQNLYSLESTIEEKILAIATKIYGANRVEYSSKAKKQIADFEKFGWGNLPICMAKTQYSLSDEPSLIGRPEGFSITIREFKPSIGAGFLVALTGDVMTMPGLPKKPAALNMDVDEDGKAVGLF, encoded by the coding sequence ATGGAGGTAAAGACGAAAATGAAATCTGACATCGAAATTGCTCAACAAGCAGTAATGAAACCAATTATACATATTGCCGAGAAACTTGGCTTATCAGACGATGATATTGAATTATATGGAAAATATAAAGCGAAAATTTCTGCAGATACATTAAATACTTTGAAAAAGAATAAAGCAGGTAAACTTATCCTTGTGACAGCTATTAACCCAACTCCCGCAGGAGAAGGGAAATCGACCGTTACAGTTGGTTTAGGTGATGCATTGAATAAATTACATAAAAAAGCAGTTATTGCGATGAGAGAACCTTCCTTAGGTCCAACAATGGGCATAAAAGGAGGAGCAGCTGGTGGCGGAAAGGCACAAGTGCTTCCAATGGAGGATATAAACCTGCATTTCACTGGAGATCTTCATGCCATTACAACGGCAAATAATGCTTTAGCAGCTTTAATAGATAACCATATTCACCAAGGGAATGAATGCCGTATTGATCAGCGCAGAATCGTATGGAAAAGAGCTGTGGATTTAAACGACCGGGCTCTAAGAAAAGTAGTTATCGGGTTAGGTGGTCCATTACAAGGAGTACCAAGGGAAGATGGCTTTGACATTACCGTTGCTTCTGAAATTATGGCCGTATTATGTTTGGCATCCGATATTAATGATTTAAAAACTCGATTATCACGAATGGTCGTTGCCTATAATATAGATAAAGCTCCTGTGACAGTTGGAGATTTGAAAGTTGAAGGAGCACTTACTTTACTACTTAAAGATGCAATTAAACCAAATTTAGTTCAAACGATCGAACATTCTCCAGCTATTATTCATGGTGGTCCATTTGCGAATATTGCCCATGGCTGCAATAGTGTTATTGCGACAACTGCTGCGGTAAAATTAGGAGATTATGTAGTAACAGAAGCTGGATTTGGAGCAGATTTAGGGGCAGAGAAATTTTTAAATATTAAGTCGAGAAATAAAGAGATAAATCCTGAAATTGTTGTGATAGTTGCAACGATTCGAGCGTTAAAAATGCATGGAGGAGTTTCTAAACAAGAACTTGCCATGGAAAATACCGAAGCACTTCGAACTGGTTTTGCAAACCTGCAGAAGCATGTGGAGAGTATTAAGGAATTCGGCTTACCATTTGTTGTAGCCATTAATAAATTTATAACAGATACAGAATCAGAAATTAACGTGTTGAAAGAGCTATGTGAACAAGCAAACATTCCCGTTGCTTTAACAGAAGTATGGGAAAAAGGTGGAGAAGGTGGCTTAGAACTTGCTCAAAAGATATTAGCTATTTTGGAAAAGAACGAACATACATTCCAAAACTTATATTCTCTTGAATCCACAATAGAAGAAAAGATTCTTGCGATTGCCACCAAAATTTATGGAGCGAATAGAGTGGAATATTCTTCTAAAGCAAAGAAACAAATTGCTGACTTTGAAAAATTCGGCTGGGGTAATCTCCCTATTTGCATGGCGAAGACACAATACTCCTTATCTGATGAACCGTCATTAATCGGCAGACCAGAAGGGTTTTCGATTACGATTCGTGAGTTTAAGCCTTCTATTGGCGCAGGATTTCTCGTAGCCCTTACTGGAGATGTCATGACAATGCCTGGTTTACCAAAAAAACCAGCTGCTTTAAACATGGACGTTGATGAAGATGGAAAAGCGGTAGGATTATTTTAA
- the metA gene encoding homoserine O-acetyltransferase MetA produces MPIKIPHLLPAREILEDENIFVMEEGRAKAQDIRPLNILILNLMPQKEKTEVQILRLLGNTPLQVNISFLRTASYESKNTSPYHLEQFYRNFEAIKTNKYDGMIITGAPVELMSFEEVDYWEELTKIMEWSKTNVTSTLHICWGAQAALYHHFGINKYQLDQKCYGIYSHSVLNPSDKLMRGFDDSFLAPHSRHTNVSIEEIKAHSNLELLSASDDAGAFIISANKGKQIMITGHLEYDSCTLAEEYKRDKDKGLNIHLPLRYFPNNNPGMKPLNSWRSHAHLLFSNWLNYYVYQETPYEWK; encoded by the coding sequence ATGCCAATAAAAATTCCTCATCTCTTACCAGCACGTGAAATACTAGAAGATGAAAATATCTTTGTAATGGAAGAAGGTCGGGCAAAAGCACAAGATATCCGACCATTAAACATATTAATATTAAACCTAATGCCCCAAAAAGAAAAAACAGAGGTACAAATCTTACGCTTGCTTGGGAATACCCCTTTACAAGTAAATATATCCTTTTTAAGAACAGCATCTTACGAATCAAAGAATACAAGTCCATACCATTTGGAACAATTTTATCGTAACTTTGAAGCAATAAAAACAAATAAATACGACGGGATGATTATTACAGGTGCGCCTGTAGAATTAATGAGCTTTGAAGAAGTTGATTATTGGGAAGAATTAACGAAAATAATGGAATGGTCTAAAACAAATGTTACATCTACTCTTCATATTTGTTGGGGAGCACAAGCAGCTCTCTACCATCATTTTGGGATTAATAAGTATCAGTTAGATCAAAAATGTTACGGAATTTATTCCCACTCTGTATTAAATCCGTCGGATAAGTTAATGCGTGGGTTTGATGACAGCTTTTTAGCCCCTCACTCAAGGCATACAAATGTATCAATTGAAGAAATTAAAGCCCATTCGAACCTAGAGCTATTATCTGCCTCAGATGATGCTGGCGCATTTATCATCAGTGCAAATAAAGGAAAACAAATCATGATTACAGGTCATTTAGAATACGATTCTTGTACACTAGCGGAGGAATATAAACGAGATAAAGATAAAGGATTAAATATTCATCTTCCATTACGTTATTTCCCAAATAACAATCCAGGTATGAAGCCGTTAAACAGTTGGCGTTCTCATGCTCATTTATTATTTTCCAACTGGCTAAATTATTATGTCTATCAAGAAACACCTTACGAGTGGAAATAA
- a CDS encoding AIM24 family protein, producing the protein MGRYGLEEFLTKTEQKDKDEGIFELETERMLEINLTNQIWAKAGSMVSYRGNIRFTREGILEHGLGKMFKKALTGEGASLMKAEGNGKLYLADQGKKISILHLNGDSIFVNGNDLLAFEPSIKWDIKLMKRIAGMLSGGLFNINLSGSGLVAITSHYEPLTLRVTPNNPVFTDPNATVAWSGNLQPEFVTDITLKTFFGRGSGESIQMKFSGEGFVVIQPFEEVYFSNGGGNNG; encoded by the coding sequence ATGGGGAGATATGGATTAGAGGAGTTCTTAACAAAAACAGAGCAAAAAGATAAGGATGAAGGAATTTTTGAACTAGAAACAGAGAGAATGCTCGAAATAAATTTAACAAATCAAATATGGGCAAAAGCAGGAAGTATGGTTTCTTATCGTGGAAACATTCGATTTACAAGGGAAGGTATTTTGGAACATGGACTAGGAAAAATGTTTAAGAAAGCATTAACAGGCGAAGGTGCCTCTCTTATGAAAGCAGAAGGCAATGGAAAGCTTTATTTGGCTGATCAAGGAAAGAAAATTTCCATCCTGCATTTAAATGGGGATTCTATCTTTGTGAACGGTAATGATTTACTTGCTTTTGAACCATCGATTAAATGGGATATTAAGCTAATGAAGAGAATTGCAGGGATGCTTTCTGGTGGTTTATTTAATATCAATCTATCTGGAAGTGGCTTGGTTGCAATTACTTCTCACTATGAACCACTAACACTAAGAGTTACTCCAAATAACCCAGTTTTTACAGACCCTAATGCAACAGTTGCGTGGTCGGGAAACCTACAGCCAGAATTTGTAACAGACATAACCCTTAAAACTTTTTTTGGTAGAGGTAGCGGAGAATCCATTCAAATGAAATTTTCGGGAGAAGGCTTTGTCGTGATTCAGCCATTTGAAGAAGTGTATTTTTCCAATGGTGGCGGCAATAATGGCTAA
- a CDS encoding DUF3892 domain-containing protein, whose amino-acid sequence MEKIIAVERNHLGDIISFKTSNGRVISYRKALLDIETGVIDGVEVVENERKEEDLSFSIIDNFDNYPPIY is encoded by the coding sequence ATGGAAAAAATAATTGCAGTTGAAAGAAATCATCTAGGAGACATTATTAGTTTTAAAACCTCTAATGGAAGAGTAATCTCCTATCGCAAAGCACTACTGGATATCGAAACAGGCGTTATCGATGGAGTAGAAGTTGTTGAGAATGAAAGAAAGGAAGAAGATCTATCCTTTTCTATAATTGATAACTTTGACAATTACCCCCCTATCTATTAA
- the mntR gene encoding transcriptional regulator MntR gives MPTPSMEDYIERIYNLIEDKGYARVSDIAEGLSVHPSSVTKMVQKLDKDEYLVYEKYRGLVLTPKGKKIGKRLVYRHELLEQLLRIIGVKEENIYEDVEGIEHHLSWDSIDRIGDLVQFFEENPEHTKELKLIQQKNDSIE, from the coding sequence TTGCCGACACCTAGTATGGAAGACTATATTGAGCGCATTTACAACCTAATAGAAGATAAAGGATATGCACGAGTATCAGATATTGCGGAAGGCTTATCTGTACATCCCTCCTCTGTAACAAAAATGGTTCAGAAATTGGATAAGGATGAATATCTAGTTTATGAAAAATATAGAGGCTTGGTTTTAACGCCAAAAGGAAAAAAAATCGGGAAACGACTAGTCTATAGACATGAGCTATTAGAGCAATTATTAAGAATTATTGGTGTCAAAGAAGAGAATATATACGAAGATGTGGAAGGAATTGAACATCATTTAAGCTGGGACTCGATTGATCGCATTGGAGATTTGGTTCAATTTTTTGAGGAAAACCCAGAACATACAAAAGAATTAAAGTTAATTCAGCAAAAAAACGATTCGATCGAATAA
- a CDS encoding type IA DNA topoisomerase produces MKLILAEKPSVSKNIADALKIKNRQDGYFEGNGYIVTWAFGHLLQLNDAKDYDEKMSTWKLENFPFVPTKFQYKVKSDPKNRDKPDRGAEKQLKIIHRLMKRPDVDTIISACDYDREGQLIGDSIIYNLRTEKEVYRLLLKEWTPKEVLNGLDNLRSNKELRPLQDAGVSRQWADWLIGINLTSVATLKYQKGKGKALNIGRVLLPTLKIIYDRDKEIETFVPENYYKLQAMFLTENGSNYIGTYLENKEEKFKEEHYLKDLEEKIKGKTAIVTEKKVQKKKEYPPFLFNLSNLQGYITSKYKGWTADKVLKVAQSLYEKKYITYPRTASIALEESLISKTEKVVNLLADSLPFKEEIKFFPSKRIFDNKKVESHSAIIPTYVLPKRLSQEEEQVYEAIKNRLLMQFMPVAEVEETKIITSMNQVELKGSFITKGKVQLVEGWKKIEKIQSKDVMLPLVQLQEEVFTSEATTTTHTTQPPKEHTEKTLLRLMETCGKNFDAEKEEDVLSILSGFSIGTPATRAETIKKLKDIGYIEAKNKNLVCTDLGRRIVEIFPIKDLFNLDFTGKLEKALYDIEKGQFSKQQFLQIINNFTTNAVETIKKEEEIIIQEVTYTKQTTEVLGKCPLCGHAVVEGKKGFGCSNWKNGCKFVIWKNDKFLATMKKKPTKTMVKALLKNGKAPVKGLVSKKGNKFDAIMKYEKNQDNEYFSWKMEFSE; encoded by the coding sequence ATGAAATTAATATTAGCAGAAAAACCATCTGTATCGAAAAATATTGCAGATGCTTTAAAAATAAAAAATAGACAAGATGGCTATTTTGAAGGAAATGGCTATATAGTAACATGGGCTTTTGGTCATTTGTTACAATTGAATGATGCAAAGGACTATGATGAAAAAATGTCTACATGGAAACTAGAAAATTTTCCATTTGTCCCTACTAAATTTCAATACAAAGTCAAGTCCGATCCAAAAAATAGAGATAAACCGGACCGTGGTGCTGAGAAACAGCTTAAAATAATACATAGACTGATGAAAAGGCCAGATGTAGATACAATTATTTCTGCTTGTGACTATGATCGAGAAGGGCAGCTTATCGGGGACAGTATTATTTATAATTTAAGAACAGAAAAAGAAGTCTATCGTTTACTATTGAAGGAATGGACGCCTAAAGAGGTATTAAACGGCTTAGATAATCTTCGTTCCAATAAAGAATTGCGTCCTCTTCAAGATGCAGGAGTTAGCAGACAATGGGCTGATTGGTTAATTGGCATTAACTTAACATCTGTTGCCACTTTAAAATATCAAAAGGGCAAAGGGAAAGCTTTAAATATTGGAAGAGTTTTACTTCCAACACTAAAAATCATTTATGATCGTGATAAAGAAATTGAGACCTTTGTACCAGAAAATTATTATAAACTACAAGCCATGTTTTTAACTGAAAATGGAAGCAATTATATAGGTACCTATTTAGAAAATAAAGAAGAAAAATTTAAAGAGGAACATTATTTAAAAGATTTAGAGGAAAAAATTAAGGGCAAAACAGCGATTGTAACCGAAAAAAAAGTACAGAAAAAAAAGGAATATCCACCCTTCTTATTTAATCTTTCCAATCTTCAAGGCTATATAACTAGTAAATATAAAGGCTGGACAGCAGATAAAGTATTAAAGGTTGCACAAAGTCTTTATGAAAAAAAGTATATTACGTATCCAAGAACAGCAAGTATTGCACTAGAAGAAAGTTTGATTTCGAAAACAGAGAAAGTAGTAAATCTCCTTGCTGACAGTTTGCCTTTCAAAGAGGAAATTAAATTTTTTCCATCCAAACGAATTTTTGATAATAAAAAAGTGGAGAGTCATAGTGCGATTATTCCAACGTATGTGCTACCAAAACGATTAAGTCAAGAGGAAGAACAAGTATATGAAGCAATAAAAAACCGATTATTAATGCAGTTTATGCCGGTTGCTGAAGTAGAAGAAACAAAAATTATTACGAGCATGAATCAAGTAGAACTAAAGGGCAGCTTTATAACGAAGGGGAAAGTCCAATTAGTGGAAGGCTGGAAAAAGATTGAAAAAATTCAATCGAAAGATGTCATGCTTCCATTGGTTCAGTTGCAAGAAGAAGTATTTACAAGTGAAGCAACAACGACCACACATACTACCCAGCCTCCAAAAGAGCATACGGAAAAGACATTGCTTCGATTAATGGAAACGTGTGGGAAAAACTTTGACGCAGAAAAAGAAGAGGATGTTTTGTCTATCTTAAGTGGTTTCAGTATAGGAACGCCAGCCACTCGAGCAGAAACGATAAAGAAATTAAAAGATATTGGCTATATTGAAGCAAAGAATAAGAATTTAGTTTGTACCGATTTAGGAAGAAGAATCGTTGAAATCTTTCCGATTAAAGATCTGTTTAATTTAGATTTCACAGGCAAGCTGGAAAAAGCACTTTATGATATTGAAAAAGGGCAATTTAGCAAACAGCAATTTTTGCAAATTATTAACAACTTCACGACAAACGCAGTAGAAACAATAAAGAAAGAAGAAGAAATCATTATTCAAGAAGTAACCTATACCAAACAAACAACAGAGGTATTAGGGAAATGTCCCCTTTGTGGTCATGCTGTTGTTGAAGGAAAAAAAGGGTTTGGTTGTAGCAATTGGAAAAATGGCTGTAAGTTCGTAATTTGGAAAAATGATAAATTTCTTGCAACCATGAAGAAAAAACCGACGAAAACAATGGTTAAAGCATTACTGAAAAATGGCAAAGCACCCGTTAAAGGATTAGTAAGCAAAAAAGGGAATAAATTTGATGCCATAATGAAATATGAAAAGAATCAAGACAATGAGTATTTTAGCTGGAAAATGGAATTCTCTGAATAA